Within the Hevea brasiliensis isolate MT/VB/25A 57/8 chromosome 2, ASM3005281v1, whole genome shotgun sequence genome, the region AATGTACAGAAAGTTACCTTTATATGATTGGACTGAATCAAAAGTAAATTTACCTTTGATATTATTAGACCAAACCTTCTGTCAGGCTATTGTTTATTCACTTGTTCAATACAAGTCATAGAGCATGGTGACAGAAGTGCATACTCTTTGTAGGCTGACATTTTGTGGTTGAAACTGTAGTCTCAATGCATCACATCTGGGAAAATATCTGCATAATAGCTTGGATTTGCCTTCTCATGTGCTCTAGGCATATATTAGCGTCTTCTCTTTCAGAAAATACTATTTTAACAGAGTTTTTTAGATCAAGATCCTCTTCCTTTTTGGTGTCTATTCGGATCTTCATCTTAGCCTGCTTCTTTGAGAACTTCAATCCAGCTTATTTAGAGAAAAAACAATGTATTTTTTTGCAGGTTCTGTTGTCCAGATTAACCTTCTTTGGTGAGAAAGACTCTTCAAACTCAGGCCTTCAAATGTACAGGAAAACAGCAGATGCTGTGATGTGTGGCCTTATACCGGATTCTCCAACTGCCACAACTAGTAGAACTGATGGTAATGTTCTTCCTGATAATAAATGACTAGGTGCTATATGAGTAGGATATTCGGGTTAGAAGCAATATTTTCCGAGTCCATGTTTTGACCAAGTTTCTGACACCTTTTATGGTTTGCACATAATGTTTTAATTATGTTTTACATCTAATCAGTGCAATCTGACCTTGATGCATCAAGTGTTTTAAAGATACACAGCTGCTTTTTATACCAAATGGCCAATTAGGCCCAAGTGGCACCTATCAAACTATTGCCAGACATGTTATGAGGGAATGGTGGCTTTGCTTCTCTTCCCATGTTGCTTTATTTCATTTTTTGCTGAGGAAACTTATGATGTTTTGTTATGTACAGTCAATTATAGGTGATAGAAGGAAAAGATAAATGGAGGGCTGCTCGAATTGTGAAAATTATTGAGGAAAATGAGTATCTGGTTCCCTTATCTAGATCAATCTAGTAACTAATGCCCTTTGCTGCTTTATAAGGAAATTGACTATTAGTCATATATCCACCCTTAAACAGGGCTACTTCTTTTGTTTTCTGTAAAGATAgttaaaaagctttagaagacTAAGGGGAAAGCTTTAGACATTAAAGATTACCTTGAGATACTTCACACTTAAACAGATCAAAGACATGCTGAGATATCAAAATTTTTTATCCAATTTTTTATAGAATCTTTGCATGGCAGAATTACCCAATTTTAAATATCAGTTGTGAAACctcttttattaaaatttacaGCTTCTTTGATGCAGGTGGCCTTATATGGGTCAGTGAATGGAATGCGCTGCAACATCCTGTTGCTTCTGCATTTTTAGCCACTATTTATAGTGACTACATGCTTACTTCAAGGACTGCAAAGCTATCGTGCAATGGAGAATCATACAAACCATCAGATCTTCGGAAATTCGCCAAGTCCCAGGTACAGCAATTATTTTTCACACATGCTGTAGGTTTTCAGAATGCTAACTTATTTTGTCTAGAAATCCCACTCCTGTTAGACCTGATAATATTGTATATCTTCATCCAGGCTGATTATGTCTTGGGTGACAATCCTCTGAAAATGAGTTTTCTAGTTGGATATGGTGACAAGTATCCACAGTATGTGCACCATAGGGGAGCTTCAATCCCAGCTGATGCAACAACCGGCTGCAAGGATGGCTGGAAATGGCTTGATTCAGAGAAACCCAATCCCAACGTCGCGGTTGGAGCACTTGTGGGTGGGCCCTTCCTGAATGAAACATATGATGATTCTCGGAACAACTCAATGCAAGGGGAACCAAGCACATATAACGGTGCGGTAGTTGTTGGGCTGCTCTCGAGTCTGGTCACCACCTCTTCAGTAGTTCAGTCCTTTACTTAAATCAACCTGGGTACATATCTAGTTACGCGTTGTTTGTATTATATGTAGTTTTTACTTGTCAGGTTATTTGTTTCCCTGCAAATTTGGTTTCTTAAATCTTAAATAGTTTGTTTTGTATTGTGAAACCTGGGTTGGGGTTCTTGTGCAAGGAGCATTCTTTTTGTTGTACCTGGAGGAATAACCCTAAATACGAATCCTTTGCTTGAGAATTTCTTCCTTCAAAGTATGGCTTATCAGTTTGTTGTCTATAACTTGTGTAGTTTGTCTCTTGCTCTGTAATTGAAGGGAGATCAGCATAAACTTTTAGGAAGCAACATTAGCATTAGCTCAATGACAAACCTGTAATGTATTCTGATATCTTCAATACCACGGATAcatttatctatatatatatgatcaccaaaacttcttaaaatgtGCTGGAAGAGGTACTGGGCCTTTATTGTCATGGACGAATGGAATTGGGTTTGATGGGCCTGGAGAAGAAGCAACGAATTTGGTATCAAAGCATTCTATTTTCCCATTCAAAAACCAtagcagaaaaaggaaagaagggaGCGCTACAGATGATATAAAGAACATGCTTTTGGACCTATTAGGGAtacttttgtttatttatttatttatttgagtaAAGTGATTAGAGATAGTTGAGTGGACGCGCTAGAGGTAGGGCCTATTTGACATTTTTATTGAAACAGTTGTTTGaaaaaatactttttaaaatttattagttaaagtattaaaaaaataatttaaaaattaaatttgataaattttaattatgagagtattaaaataataaaatatttttttaaaattatttttacaaCATCATCTAAAATGACATTATTTTCTTGATAAATAGTTTTGGCTCCCTAATTTCAATAGCAAATAGATAGGTAGCTGTAAATAAAGGTGAGTGTTGAATTAAGCTGGTGATAGAGACCATGGAGGTTGAGTGTGGAAATTTTACAGAGAGATCAACTTCCCACATGATTCTTGTCAATCTATGCTTCTCCAGAAGCAGAACTCACATGGAAAAGTGGTCGACCATTATTATTACCCTTTGTCCTTAGAGCTCGTCGAGTCAATTTTTGAATTGACCAGAcgaagaaaatgagtagactctACTGCCCAATTCCCGCACAAGTAAATCATGAGGGCTAATTCGGATGTATATTCCCTTCACTATTTTTCTTAAAAAGGCATTCAGTCGTTCAAGTTTAACATTTttatttggaaaaattttctcgAGAAAGTAGTTTTTATTTGGAATAATTTTCTTGAGCCATTGAAAATATTGTCAGAAAGGCTAAGGAAGCCAAAGCCAAAAATGCTGAAGAGCTGGGGTGTTTGGGATGTTCTGAGTTTGTTTGAGACTGTAAGGATTTAGGTTTGATTTTAATAATAGATTAATCAATAATTTTGAGTGCAAATTCAATCGGTTTGATTTCAATTTGATTAAATTTAGACGTGGTTCATAACCATGCCTACTTTATTTACAAGGTAGACGCCAACATCCACCCAACTACCCACAGCAAAAGACACAACAACGGTTTGGCTTTCCACCATAACTTTGTTCTCTCCCTTTTGCACACGACTCATCCATTGTCTAAAGGCTCTTGGCCCCTTGGCCCTTCTTGGTACGGCCAAGGACAGTTGTTATTGTACCCTCAATTATTTGGTTTTAAAGTTACTACATGATCCCTTGTCCTATGAAAACTTTTAAAACACAAttgataattaaattatgatcatcAATTAGGATAGATTTTATATGGATTTTACATAATCAATGATCAGAAtgcattcattatatatataatgattgtattaaaataatatttttaaaaaatttttttaaaataaaactcAATACCAAACAAGACTTAGTACATTTATAATTCAATTCTATGTTAATATTTAACATTTTATCAATCCATTCAAAAGAATATCATCcatataaaatttagagaattgaagagaaaaatatgttctcataaattgtttctcccaattattaaaaaaaaaaacaaattcatTCTAACGAGAGATGCATTCAGCTTGAAAGATCTTATATTCGAATCTCATCATTGACCTCTTATTATAATAacatatttatgtttaattaactctattatcatttttttttaaaaaaatatttaattttaattaagactCAAATTTGAGATTTGATAATCATATAAGTTGCATTTGGATTTGTAATTTGGAgttcaaatgttttatattaaatttaaaatttgaaattcataactttaaaaattttttatttgactaataaaatttttttatgaaagtATATGTGATATCATATAAAGCTGATTCATTTGATTGAACTTGAGATAGATTTgaaataacaaattaaaaaaagttatttttaagatttgaaatgataaattaaaaataattatttttaatttttaaacttgttGAATATATGAGATTTggatcaaattcaaattcatttcatttaaatATCTAAACAATGtatttaacacaaatccaaattcataATATCAAACCCTTCAGTCCAAATATACcaaaaaagaactaataaaactGAATTAGAACTCATTGATTATCAATACAATATATAATAGAAAATCAATATACAAAATTACACAATTAGTAATCATCACTGACAACATACTATGGAATTAGTAATAAAACTAACTCCCCTTGTTTATCCAAGAAAGACACTAATTAGCAAAATTAGATAaccaaaaaattataataattaaaaaaaaaaaaaaaaagcatgatCCACAGCTGATTAAAAGAACTGTGGTGGCATTCCTTTTTGGTGGAGCTCACATCTACGTATATAAATAGCTTGTGTGTATTAAATTTTAGAAGATCAGCTAAGGTCATCCAATCCTTTTATCATATAAAAATCACCAAGTCAGCGAACAATATCTGACTTTATTGTGTAACCCAATTGTTGCTCCATCTCCCAACTTAGCTTAGAGGCCACCCCATTGTGCCTTGGTTCATATTCCTGTTCAATTCAAGTATCATAATTAAATTAGATGAGGGAATTGTTACATTGGCCAATGATGGTGAATTAAAAGTTGATGAAGCAAGAAGCAGGTGTTTGCAGTGTCATCCAAAGAAAAAGGtgcattttaaaaattaaatgaagatATGTGAATTATGGTTGGAGATTTATTGAAGTTCAGCATTCACtatctatttaataaataaagaacaAATCAATGAATGGTGGCCCATTTACGTGAAGCCCATGCCTTGAGAAGCTTGCAAGAGATTGCCTTTACTTTAAGGTGCTGTAGCTTACTTGAAGACCACATGCATGTCCTTTGACAACAAGTTGTCTCAATTTGAAGACCAGTTTATCTCAATTTCAGAACAAGATTTGTAAGAAGCTTGTTGTAAGAATGCTGGTGAGAGCACTAAACTAACTCTAGTGATACCATCTTATGGTATATTATAATCTACGAAGATGGAaaggataaaaaaataattgaggaGATATATACCTCAAGCTTGCACATGAGTTCATGGGCAGATTGGGCAGAAACAATAATGTGACGGGCAGCTGGGGTAATGAAGCCTTCATCAACAGCTTTGTCAATGAATGAGAGAAGGGAGTTGTAGTAGCCATCAACGTTCAATAGCCCAACCTGAAGATGAATCCAAAATCAACTTTCGTTTCTTTTTCCTACTTTCTAGCAGACCCAACAAAATATCACCAttactgctttttttttttttcagagacATAAATCGTACCGGTTTATCATGGATTCCAAGCTGAGCCCAGGTTATGACTTCCAACAGTTCTTCCAAGGTTCCATAGCCACCTGTCATATGGATCCATCTACAGTTATCTTGGGATTTGCTAACTTTATATAATAATAGTAATCTTTAATCATTGCCTCATAATATACCAGGCAAGGCTATAAATGCATCAGCTTGACGAGCCATTTCTGCTTTTCTCTGGTGCATGCCTGATACTGCTCTTACTTCCCCTACTGTTTCTCCTGTTATCTGATATAATATTGCAGATCGTTCAGTACTTTTCTCCAAATTGGAAACTTTCAGGCATGGATATAAATTCAATTTTTGTTACCTCTCTTGGCATGAGAGTTTTAGGTATCACTCTGCagcaaaagaaattaaaaagattaGGATTATAGAACAGGCGTGTGTGACTGTGAGAAagggagagggaagagagagGTTTACCCCAAAACGTGGCGGCCACCATCATAAACAGCTTGGGAGACCAGACCCATCAGACCAATGCTTCCTCCTCCATAAACCAAGTCAATGTTCCTTTCGACCtgcaattattattcttatttTCTACCAAGAGACGTATCTGAATCAAACTTGTTTAACCCTACTAAAGTCTTcattaattaatacttattacTACACCAATTCCAGATAATCAAATGCTAAACAAAAACAGAGGATGCTGCAGAACAGAGGCTTGTAAGATCTCTGGTTTGCTCTACCATACCCTTCAGCTAAACACTTGAATTTTAACATAAAAGAACAAACATGAAGATTTACCCATAATCAACCAACCCTTCTCACTAAAGAATAAAGAAGCAAAAGCATAATCTTTATGGAGGAAATCGAAGAAGCAAGATATAGATATACCAGTTGCCGGCCAAGTTGGATAGCAGCAAGCTGGTAGCTAGGATTCTTTCCAGGGCTGCTACCGCAGAAGACACAGACACGTCTGAATCTTGATATGAAGGAAGGTTGTTGATTTTCCATAACTGGAAAGACTTGAAACGAATGTAAAGACTTGAAACGAATGTATTATGCTTGAATCGGGATTTGAATTAGAGAGAACagagagagaaaaaagagaaGTTAGGAGAATGTGTTTGTTGTGTTGGTTGGGCAGTGGTCTATACTCTATCACTTGAAAACGAGGCCAAAAGTATGGGAATGAAAAATTGAGCGATTGGGCCCTTTTTTATATCAAATCACTGCCGCGCATCTCTCTACTTCTATCGTCAGTGTCAAGTTCACattctattttttatatttttcaggATTTCTCTTccatcttcctttttctttctttataaTTCCAATTTAATCCATCATTATTACACTTTCTAATCTTATCATTTGTACCCTTACTTTATTAAAATCATAGCACATTCCTCTAAACAAATGGCAATTTCTAATTAGAGAATAGAGATTCctcgttatttttttttttcatacttaAACCATTTAAGATTTAAGATTCATTTTAAATTGAACCGAATCGAATTGAATcgtcaaaattaaattataatattttaaaaatcaatttaaatcaaaatacataaaaaatcaaatcgaatcgctCTAATTCAGTTTGGTTTGAGCTAATTGATTtttagattttgatgaaattttttttatttatacttatttttaaattatttagtttgattttgaccttaaattgaatctaataactattaatcaataaTATTAAATGTgtcataattaaaaatatttaagttataattaaaaatatttaaaaaataaaaatataaaaataatattaaatcataTATAATACATAGTAATAAATGAATCATAAATATCTAAAAAatcataatataaataaaattgactttttagtttgattttaattCACTATGAGAGTGatataatttcaatttattttttaataaaaattaaaataaatataatttagtaCGATTGTGATGGGTAACCCATTATCCGTGCACAGACCTAACGTAAGACATAACATCGTATGGTCCATAAGAGTTGGACCCACTCGATGATGATTATTGTATTACACAACAGCTGTAACGGTGGTTAGGATTGTCCAAAGGGTACTCCAGACAGAGACTCGTGGGGCTTTCTCTCAATTCATTTGGCTTTTCATACTCTATTTTTCTTCCTTATTTGTAAATTCTGCTACCCTTAATCGCTTTATTTAatgcaaattaaaaaaataaaataaaataaaatttagaaatcCCACTTGGTTTGCTGCAGCTCTGGAAATCATTTCCCTATGCTGTGCTGTGTTgacagaaaataataataataataataatctgaggattgaggagcatGTCTCTACGAAGATGGGTGACTTGGATTAATATCAAGCAAttagatttatttttataataattcttGTACTTGTGATGAGAATCATGCTTTCATATAGAAAATCTTTAAATTAATCCCATTCAGTTTATCAATTTTGatcgattttaattttaatttgatttaaattaatcaaattttaatcCACTATTATGATTTTAAATCGACCATGGCCAGAGCTACACCCACATTAAATCCTTTAACCACCTTCCTCATCCATCATGTTGAATATTATAATGTAGAGTGATGGACCcataaaataatttcaaattttgccaTATGGGTCTACTTCATATGGTACCAAGATTGCATTTATAAATAGAATATACACTACTTTAATATCTCATGGTCTTGTCTCATCCCGATTCGACTCTTCACATTAGTATGATGATTAATTATTGTATCAACTTAGGAGTGTAATAGGAGGCATTGGTGGCTTATCTAATGGTTCGTCTCATTGTATGTCACCTCAAGTTTGGTGATAGAT harbors:
- the LOC110673775 gene encoding cytokinin riboside 5'-monophosphate phosphoribohydrolase LOG1, yielding MENQQPSFISRFRRVCVFCGSSPGKNPSYQLAAIQLGRQLVERNIDLVYGGGSIGLMGLVSQAVYDGGRHVLGVIPKTLMPREITGETVGEVRAVSGMHQRKAEMARQADAFIALPGGYGTLEELLEVITWAQLGIHDKPVGLLNVDGYYNSLLSFIDKAVDEGFITPAARHIIVSAQSAHELMCKLEEYEPRHNGVASKLSWEMEQQLGYTIKSDIVR